DNA from SAR324 cluster bacterium:
CTGTGGACTTTCGGGGAGGACAGTTAACAGGAGCCAAATTGGATGATGCCAATCTTAGTGGAGCTTACTTCAGAGGAACCAACATCGACCTTGCGAGCCAAGCTTGGAATGTCAAATTCTGCAAGACTGTGATACTTGATGGAGAAATCAACAACCGTAATTGTGAACAGTGATTTTCTTTTCAAATAAACTGGTAGGCCCCTGAACTCCAACTGGCATTCTTAAAATGAGGATCCAGGTTGTTTGAGGAATTCGATTTCTTCCTCAGTTGATACGCGCCCCAACATTTGATTGCGGTGAGGAAATCGTCCAAACCTCTGAATAATGTCTCGATGCCTGATGGCATATTCATAAATGCGCTCGCTGGTGAATTCCTTGAACAGTGGTAGAGACTGATCCTGAATGGCGATATTTTCACTGTGCATCATCGGCATCAACATGAACTGACGATAAGTGGGATTATCATGCTCTAGGTATCCCTTGTCATTACAGGCAAGACTCAATTTTAGGGCCTTTCCATCTCCTGAAAAAGCTTTGGGCGTATTTCGGAAAATGTTTCTGGTGAACTGGTCCAACATTAGGATTACCGCAAGACATCCATTCAAATCAGTTTGCCATGCTTCCATCTCTCCCCTCAGCGCTGAAGAAACTGTGGTTTCAAAACGTCTGAAAATTAACACATCAAAATCAGCATCCTTCTTGTACCATTGTTCGGGAGTACACTCTTTGAACCAGAAATTTAGGACCTCGTCAGCGATGGTTGTCTTACACATGTTTCGCCATGCTTTACAATTAATTGATTGGATCAACTTATTCAGGTGGAATTTGTTGATAGAAAATTTTGATCAAACTATCGCTAGTGATCCTTGGTAGCTTGATTCAAATATAGTTGCTAGTAGGTTCTA
Protein-coding regions in this window:
- a CDS encoding DUF924 domain-containing protein; this translates as MCKTTIADEVLNFWFKECTPEQWYKKDADFDVLIFRRFETTVSSALRGEMEAWQTDLNGCLAVILMLDQFTRNIFRNTPKAFSGDGKALKLSLACNDKGYLEHDNPTYRQFMLMPMMHSENIAIQDQSLPLFKEFTSERIYEYAIRHRDIIQRFGRFPHRNQMLGRVSTEEEIEFLKQPGSSF